The genomic stretch TGGTTTAAAGGAATATGACCCGGCCCCTCGATCATCACTTGCACGTTTTTCTCCCATGCGCGCAGCGTTAGCTCGCCTAAAACGCGTAGCTCGCTAAGCTGAGCTTCATCAGTCGCGTCGTATAGGCAGCCCGGACGCAGCCCGTCGCCTAGAGACAGCGCGACGTCGTGAGCGGCGCAAATTTCTAAAATATCGTCAAAAGCCTCGTAAAACGGGTTTTCTTTATGATGGTGCATCATCCAGCTAGCAGTTAGGCTACCGCCGCGGCTAACGATACCCATCTTGCGCTTTGCGACCAGCGGCATAAATTTGAGCAGAAACCCCGCATGTATCGTGAAGTAGCTAACGCCCTGGCGCGCCTGCTTTTCGAGCGTTTTTAGGATGTCGCTAGTGGTTAAATTTTCGACCTCTTTTATATCGTGGATGATTTGATACATCGGCACGGTGCCTATGGGGACGGTCGAGTTTGCGATTATGGCGCTTCTGATCATATCCAAATCACCGCCAGTGCTTAGATCCATGACCGTGTCGGCGCCGTATTTTAGGCAAATTTGCAGCTTTTCAAGCTCGGCGTCTATATTGCTACTTAGGCTTGAGTTGCCGATATTTGCGTTGATTTTGGTTTTGGCCTCCCTGCCGATCGCCATCGGGAGCAAATTTTCGTGATGGATGTTGGCTGGGATTATCATCTTGCCCGCGGCGACCTCGCTTCTAACGAGCTCGGGATTTAGCGCTTCAGCCTGCGCTACGTAGTTCATCTCGGGCGTTATGACGCCTTTTTTAGCGTAGTACATCTGCGTCGGAGTTTTGTCGGCGGAGTCAAATTTGACCCGAAATTCTTTCATATTTCGCTCCTTAAATTTTTGATTCTAATCTTACTCAAAAAAGATAAAAACAAGCTTTTAGGATGTATAATATCGTAACACTTCGCCAAAGGAGAAATTTTGCTAGACGTTACGCTGATAATGCTTGGAGCCGGAAGCTCTAGCCGTTTTGAAATGCCCGTTAAAAAGCAGTGGTTGCGCGTCGGAGGCGATCCGCTATGGCTCTTTGCGGCTAAAAATTTAAGCTCGCATTATGCTTTTAAAGAGATAATCATCGCCTCAAACGAGGAAAAATATATGAGCAAATTTGCCCCGTCGTACCGCTTCGTAAAAGGCGGCGCGACGCGTCAAGGGAGCCTAAAAAACGCTCTTAAACTCGTTCAAAGCGAATTTGTTTTGGTTAGCGACATCGCTCGTCCGATGATTAGCGCAGAGCTTTTTTCTCGCATAATAGGCGGCATCCAAAACGCCGACTGCGTCGTGCCTGCGCTAAAAGTACCCGATACCGTTTATCTAGGCGCGGGCGTCGTAGACAGAGAGCAGGTCAAGCTCATCCAAACTCCGCAGCTCTCGCGCACGGAGATGCTAAAAAGCGCGCTTGAATCAGGTCAAATTTATACCGACGATAGCTCGGCGATAGCGGCTGCAGGCGGTAAAATCTGGTACGTACAAGGCGACGAAAACGCTAGAAAAATAACGTTTAAAGACGATCTAGCCAAAATTTACGGCCTTAGCGCGCCCTCAAGCGAAATTTACGTCGGTAACGGTTTTGACGTGCACGCCTTTGAAGAAGAGAAAAAAGAGGGAAGTTTCGTAACAATCGGCGGCGAAAAAATCCCTTTTGAAAGAAATTTAAAGGCCCACTCCGACGGCGACGTAGCTATCCACGCGCTCATCGACGCGGTGCTAGGAGCGGCCGGGCTGGGCGATATAGGCGAGCATTTTCCCGACACCGACGATAAATTTAAAGGAGCGGACTCGGCTATGTTACTAAAAGAAGCATATAATCTTGTGCAAAGCGTCGGTTTTGAGCTGATAAACGCCGACGTCACAGTTATCGCCGAGCGGCCAAAGCTTAGTAAATTTAAATCCGCGATGGAAATAAACATCGCAAATGCGCTAAATTTAACCCCGAGCCGCATAAACGTAAAGGCCACGACGACTGAGAATCTAGGCTTTACGGGGCGGGGCGAGGGCATAGCCGCCGCGGCGTCTGCTAGTCTAAAAATTTACGACTGGACGGCGGAGCGACTTTAAAAATCGCAACGCTTTGCGTAAAAACGCCAAAGTTTTAAGGTAAGAGGAAAAGTAAAGGAAAATAAAAAATGAAAGTAAAAACATGAGAGTTTTGATAATAGAAAACGAAATCTACCTAGCCCAAAGCATCGCATCAAAGCTGGAAAATTTAGGCTACGAGTGCGAGATAGCAAGGAGCACGGCGGAGGCGATGAAAAACGATCCCGAGCAGAAGGCAAAGGATGGCGCCAAGGACGTACACTTTGACGTTGTGCTGCTCTCTAGCGCGTTTGCGGGCGACGACACGCTAAAAATCATACAAAAATTTAAAGACTCCGTCGTCATCCTGCTCATCACCTACATCAGCAACGACACCGTCTCGATCCCGATAAAAGCGGGTGCTAGCGACTACATACAAAAGCCGTTTATGATCGAGGAGCTGGTGCGAAAGATCAAGCATTTCGAGGAGTTTAGGCGGCTGCAAACATTTATAAAAACCTATCAGGACTACCTAAACTATCATTTTAAGGCCGTCTCGGCGCTAAATTTCGACTTTAAGCGCATAAAGCTACCGCTTCTCATAAAGTGCAATAAAATGATAAACGCCGATAATTTCGTTTTTGAGTACGCAAAGGCGCTAAATTTGAGCTTCAAATACGTCCCGCTAGAGCCAGGCATCGACGTAGAGGCCATAGCCGAGGCAAATCCGCGCACGCTTTTATATTTTTCAAATTTTCAAATTTTACGCCAAGAGGCTAAAAATCAGATCGTATCTCTCGCCGCCAAACGCAAGCTCATCGCAAGCTCGACCAATCCGAACGAAGAAGCGCCGATGGAGACGCTAAACATCGCAAGCGACGAGAAAAATTTCCAAATCGACGAAATTTTGACGATCGACGACTACATCAAGCACATCATCGTAAACTATCAGGACAAATACCCCGACACCGAGCTTAGCAAAAAGCTAGGCATCTCGCGCAAATCGCTTTGGGAAAAGAGGAAAAAATATGACGTCGTCAAGAAAAAATAACGCCGTTTGGATAAACGACGAGGCTTTCGGCGCGCTTGATCTCATAGAAAATCAAATTTTTAGCAAATTTAACCGCCTGATGAACGAAAAAGAGGCAAACGAGATCTACGAGACGGGCTTTTTAGCCGGCGAGCCGATGCCCTATACATTCGTCTTCGCGCCGCAAGGTAAGCGCAATCAAGAAACTATAAAAAATGCGCAAAAAGGCGAGAAAATAGAGCTGATAAACTCTAACGGCGAGTCTGTCGGGCATATAAACGTAAGCGGTTCGTTTAAATTTGACAAAACCAAAAGCGCGCAAAATATCTTCCACGCTAACGAAACCGAGTCGGCGCGGCAATGCTGCGGCAAGCTAGCTATAAGCGGCGAGGTAAAAATCTACGGCAGCGCGCTAGAAAAGGTAAAAGAGCGTATCGAGTCCATTAAAAAGGAGCAAAACGCGCAAAAAATCACGGCTATCATGCTAACCGCAGAGCCGTTTAACCGCGCGCACGAGCGTCTGATTAGGATGACGATAGACAAGGCTGATTTGGTGTTGCTTTTTTTACTCAAAAGTCACGGCGCCGACGAGGTGATGAGCTTTGCGCTCAAAAAAAGAGTGCTTGAATACTTCATCCAAAACTACATCCCGCAAAATCGCCTAATCATCGTACCGTTTGAAAACTCCAGCCTCTTTAGCTCGCACCTAAATCCGACGCTAGAGTGCATAGCGGCGCATCGCCTCGGAGCTGGCAAGCTCGTAGTCGGTCAAAATCACGCGGGTATCGGGATGTTTTACGATCACAACGTCGCTCACACGGTGCTAGAGCGATACAAAAACGATCTAAATTTAGAGATAGTCGTGCTACCCGAGCTTGTTTATTGCAACGAGTGCAAAACGCTAGTTAGCACCAAGACCTGCCCGCACGGCCAGCACCACCATATAAAATACCACGCCCAGACGCTAAAAACCTTGCTGCTCTCAGGCATCTTGCCGCCTGCGATCCTCATGCGGCGCGACATCTCGGCGATGATACTAAGCGAGCTTTTCCCGAACAGATTTGAAAATATCCAAAAGCTTTGCGACGAGCTTTTTCCTAGCAACGGACTGCTAGAAAAGCAGACGGAGAGGGAATTTTACGAAAAATTAATGAAGCTTTATCAGACGACGTCGCTAAGCTAAATTTGCCTTCTGCTGTTTTGGTAAAGCGGCTTGTTTCGCGAGCGCTTTTAAATGATTTTTGCTTCGCTGCACTCGCAACTGTAAGCAGAACGTAAATTTCGCCCTGCGATAGGCTATATGCCTTATCTTGGGACGAAATTTACTTCTTCTATTTAGCTACGAGCATAGCGACGTAGAAAACATTTAAAATCATCTCACGATACTTCGCCTCATCTTTTTACGCTCAAATTTGAAGTCAAATTTGGCTAATTTTGTAAATTTGACTTCAAATTTTACTCGCCGAGACCCGCAACTTTAAGGCGCTAAATTTGGCTTTAAAATTTAACACTGCGCTCTCAAATTGCTTTAAACCGCTTTACTTTTATGTTAAGAGGGAAGGGGCTTGAATTACGAAGTCGCTCCCTTCCCCCTTAACAATCCCCTATCCCCTACGACGTGAGAGGTGGCGACATAGCTTTGCTGACGCAAAGCGTTGCTGGGTTTTGGAAACAAATTTGTAAATTTAGCATTTTCGGAGTGCGGGTCTCGGTGGGTAAAATCTAGCGGTACATTGCGAAGTTGCCGCAAATTTTGTTCGTATAAAACGATCGGAAAATTTGATTGCCGTTTAGCAAAGCCTTAATTTTACCAAAGTCGGTGCTTGAGGCATCTAAAGTTAAATTTTAGAGATGCAAATTTGAGGTTTTTGGCTTGTAAAAATCAGATAAGTTTAACGGTTTTTGTAGCCAAATTTAAAAATATCTAAATTTGGCTCAAAATTTAGCGCCCAAATTTTGAAATTTGCAAGCTAAATTTGCTAAAAT from uncultured Campylobacter sp. encodes the following:
- the thiC gene encoding phosphomethylpyrimidine synthase ThiC; translation: MKEFRVKFDSADKTPTQMYYAKKGVITPEMNYVAQAEALNPELVRSEVAAGKMIIPANIHHENLLPMAIGREAKTKINANIGNSSLSSNIDAELEKLQICLKYGADTVMDLSTGGDLDMIRSAIIANSTVPIGTVPMYQIIHDIKEVENLTTSDILKTLEKQARQGVSYFTIHAGFLLKFMPLVAKRKMGIVSRGGSLTASWMMHHHKENPFYEAFDDILEICAAHDVALSLGDGLRPGCLYDATDEAQLSELRVLGELTLRAWEKNVQVMIEGPGHIPLNQIEYNMKIERELCHGAPFYVLGPLPTDIGAGYDHITSAIGGTMAAFYGASMLCYVTPKEHLGLPNANDVREGIVAHKIAAHAADVALGKAGAIERDHAMSDARYAFDWNKQFELSLDPQRARELHDESLPQESFKKAEFCSMCGPKFCAYKISKNLTKEKNVK
- a CDS encoding bifunctional 2-C-methyl-D-erythritol 4-phosphate cytidylyltransferase/2-C-methyl-D-erythritol 2,4-cyclodiphosphate synthase, yielding MLDVTLIMLGAGSSSRFEMPVKKQWLRVGGDPLWLFAAKNLSSHYAFKEIIIASNEEKYMSKFAPSYRFVKGGATRQGSLKNALKLVQSEFVLVSDIARPMISAELFSRIIGGIQNADCVVPALKVPDTVYLGAGVVDREQVKLIQTPQLSRTEMLKSALESGQIYTDDSSAIAAAGGKIWYVQGDENARKITFKDDLAKIYGLSAPSSEIYVGNGFDVHAFEEEKKEGSFVTIGGEKIPFERNLKAHSDGDVAIHALIDAVLGAAGLGDIGEHFPDTDDKFKGADSAMLLKEAYNLVQSVGFELINADVTVIAERPKLSKFKSAMEINIANALNLTPSRINVKATTTENLGFTGRGEGIAAAASASLKIYDWTAERL
- a CDS encoding response regulator codes for the protein MRVLIIENEIYLAQSIASKLENLGYECEIARSTAEAMKNDPEQKAKDGAKDVHFDVVLLSSAFAGDDTLKIIQKFKDSVVILLITYISNDTVSIPIKAGASDYIQKPFMIEELVRKIKHFEEFRRLQTFIKTYQDYLNYHFKAVSALNFDFKRIKLPLLIKCNKMINADNFVFEYAKALNLSFKYVPLEPGIDVEAIAEANPRTLLYFSNFQILRQEAKNQIVSLAAKRKLIASSTNPNEEAPMETLNIASDEKNFQIDEILTIDDYIKHIIVNYQDKYPDTELSKKLGISRKSLWEKRKKYDVVKKK
- a CDS encoding sulfate adenylyltransferase, which produces MTSSRKNNAVWINDEAFGALDLIENQIFSKFNRLMNEKEANEIYETGFLAGEPMPYTFVFAPQGKRNQETIKNAQKGEKIELINSNGESVGHINVSGSFKFDKTKSAQNIFHANETESARQCCGKLAISGEVKIYGSALEKVKERIESIKKEQNAQKITAIMLTAEPFNRAHERLIRMTIDKADLVLLFLLKSHGADEVMSFALKKRVLEYFIQNYIPQNRLIIVPFENSSLFSSHLNPTLECIAAHRLGAGKLVVGQNHAGIGMFYDHNVAHTVLERYKNDLNLEIVVLPELVYCNECKTLVSTKTCPHGQHHHIKYHAQTLKTLLLSGILPPAILMRRDISAMILSELFPNRFENIQKLCDELFPSNGLLEKQTEREFYEKLMKLYQTTSLS